The Nitrospira sp. sequence ACTCTCATGGTATGCGAACGATGCGGTGGATTTAAGGTCCATGATTATTTCTACGGCGCCACAGATTACTTTGCGTGGCAATGTTACGGCCTGCGGTGTATCAATTGTGGGGCGATTACCAAGATTCACCCTATGAATTCCAGCGAGCCTAGCGCCAGGCAAGCGACAAAGCGGACACGTCAGGTCAATGCAAGGGTTTAACGGCTTGTGGCGGCGTGCTATCCACCCCCACGCACGAGTGCGCGCAAACAGGTGTCGTTCACCGTCTTTACGGCCTTGTGACTAACCGGGCGGTGGCGACACCAGGGGACGAGCACCCCGGCCATCAACAACCACGAGCTCAATGTTGTGACCTGATATCTGCGCATAGTATGTCTCATCGCCAGCCCACCGCTTTTACGCGATAGTGTGATCGAAGACATAGCGATCGCCTACTAGTGGATTCCCTAGCGAATGACTGCAGTCGTGATGCAGTCCAACCGGTTTACGGTAGAACACGTCAAGCCGTGCAGCGCTGCTGAATAATGGATCTCACATCCACGCGGCGAGCTCCGTCGCCAATCAACAACACCCTTTTACGATCCGTTCTTCGTGGCCCGCCATTTCATCTCCGGGCGCGCTGCAATGTCCGGGTCAACTCCCGCAACGTCAGGTATCTCAAAAGGAGGATTTCTAGAGTCCTTCCTAGGTATCAGAATGCCGCAGATTAACTAGAGTACGTCAGTACTTGGGTCGGGCATTACTCGAGGAGGAAGCCACAATGAATGTGAACGAGTTGAACTCCAAGAATCGGGTTAAGTCGGTTGCCGGGTCGGTCTGTGATGGGAGCCTAGGATGGTTGAGTCATTCCAGAACGCTCGAGCCATTCGACAGGAGGCTGAACCCATCGTGGAAACTAATCTGTGTCTGTCTCGCTTTACTCGTGGGGCACATCGGTCATGCGGAATATGGCCTTGCTGCGGAGACAGCTGGAGCGTCACGAGACAGTGATGATCCACGGGTGGACCATGTGGTGTCGGGCACATTGGACCAGTTGGATTTCTCGACGAGGAAGGGGCTGTTAAAAACCGATCTTGGCAAGCCGGTCTTTTTTGAAATGGTGCGCCCCGAATTGTTCAAGCGTTTCTCAGTCGGTCAACGAGTGACAATTGAGATAAATGAACAGGGGCAAGCGGTGAAAGTCATTGAAACTCCACCGGTCGAACTGCCGAATCCACCATCTTCTTCAGCAGGACAATAGCGGCTATTCAGACAACAGACTGCCAAATGTCAGATGAAGTGAGGTGAGTGGTCGCCCATAGGGATTGAAGTAAGCGTCCCAATGCCGGTGAAGTATTGATCTGCATTCCGGAGGGGGAGCGGACCCCCTCCGGTGTGAACAGCACCGACTAGGTGACAGGCGGTCTTCGTCCCATGACCAGACCAATCACGGCAAAAATCAGAAAAACGACGAAAAGGATATAAGCGATAGAGGTGGCCGTTCCTGCGACCCCCGAGAGTCCCAAGACTCCGGCTATGATAGCGATGACGAGAAAAGTTACAGCCCAGCTCAGCATGGTAGACCTCCTTCAGGTCAGTGGTGGAATGTCATTTCAACAGGGCACTATCACAGTTCGAATCGACGCCTTTAGGCACTTCAGTTGGAGCAGTCGTTCTTTGGCGGATTCTGTTGAGGCGCGACTTCAGTTGTTCGGCCTCAGGTTCGCGATGCATGATCGACAGAAGCTTAATCATCATTTCCATGCTTAAGGTGGTTTCCGGATGCCGTTCTCCAAGCGCGTGCTCGAATACGGAGATTGAGTTGGCCGCCAATCGTTTCGCTTCCTGAAAGTTCCCCTCCAGGGCGTACACTGTCGCGAACGTTCGAAGAGTTGAACCGATACGCGGATGGGTAGTACCAAAGACGAGCAGTGAGATTCCGAGACTTTCCCTCAAGACATCATGTGCTTCTGAGAAATTGCCTTGTGCGGCATAGATGATCCCTAGATTCTGAAGCGTTAATGCCACAGCGGGGTGTTGCCATCCCAATGCCTTTTCATTGATAGCCAATGCACGCTGAAGCAGGGGCTCGGCCTCTACTTCCCGGTTTTGTGTGCCGTATAAGACAGCCAAGTTGTTCAGCGTCTTAGCCAATCGAGGGTCTTCGGAGTTCACCATCTCAATATGTCTGACGGCGGCAAGCAATAAGCGTTCAGCATCCGCTGCCCGCTGCTCCTGAACTGCTTGATTGCCGGCCGACTGATAGGTTTCCCAGAGCGTCACTTGCGCCCAGCTGGGACTGCAGTTGAACACCGTGATCATCGCCCCAAGTTGTAGTGCGAGTAAGATGCGGATCATAATTATGACGCTACCGTGCTTCTGACAGGGCAGGTACTCGGAAGACCCCTTGGGCAAAAAGCTTGGTTTGCGAAAAAGCGGTGCAGTCAAAAATAGAAGTGAAACCCGATTCCAAACCATTGTAGATGCTGTGTATAGAACTGGCCATCGAAGGGAAGCCCTGCGACATATTCCGCCAAAAGTTGTAGTTGACGGTTGCCGATCCGCGCGTTTTCAAATCTCAGGCGCGTCTGCCCGGAGACTATTGGACGACGGGAGACTGCGTACAGTCCACCCGTCGTCGCTGTTCGGTCGCCGTTAAACCGGCATGAGTGCTAGAAGTGAACGTTGAGGCCGATCGTGACCATGTGACCATTATCGTTGAATTTCTTGTCGTCGAGGTTTGCTCCCTTGGATTCGATTCGTTCCAGCCAGATGTGGCGATAGGTGCTGTCGATGGATATGTGGTTGGTAATAAAAAATTGTAAGCCTCCACCCACATGACCTCCAAAGCGATTTTGCGTGTCGGAAAAACCTCCGGGGCCTTCAATCGTCGAATAGTACCAACCACCGCCGCCCAGTATGAAAGGCGCGATACGTGTTGTTCCTAATGGATAGAACAGCAACGATCCTTGCACGGGATACGTATGGGACTTTGTTCCCCCGGCGAACTCCTCCCGTCGATAATCGGCCGAGCCCTCGATCGCGAGGTACCGCAAAGGATGAATGCGAAGTTGCGCGCCGCCGAACCACTTCGCATCGCCTTCTTTGGGATCAAAGTAGGTTGCACGGCCGCCCACAGAGAAGAAACCGATATCGACTTGGGGCATGCCGGCCCAGTTCACAGTGCCGTCTTCGGCCTGTGCCGAACCGATGAATGGAAAGGCAGTGAAGATGGCGAATATTGTGGCGGCTGCGAAGGCTTTACCCAGAAGTGCATACATACGTGGTGCTCCTTGGCTATAGTAGGGCAGTTGTATTGTCGTCAGGGGCCATGGCTTTGCGTCGCGGCTATTTTCGAGGATTGATTGCGGACGATCCTCCGGCAGGGGCTGTTTGACCGCCGTACCATTTATCTGTCCAAGCCTCGAGATCCTCCTTGCGGTCACCATAACGTTCCTGGACTTTCCCTTTGAACTTGTCGTAATTCCCTTCGATTTGCATAAGGTCGTCCTCGGTAAATTGCCCCCACTGCCGCTTGAGCTCTCCCTTGAACTGATTCCACTTGCCTTTGAATATGTCTGCATTCATGTCAGGACCCTCCTTGTGATTTGATGAACAGTGATGGATTGAACAGAAATCGCTCCTTCCAATTTCGTCCCAATTTCGTCGCACCCTTGTCAGTTCATAACGAATGGAATGGTGTGGATCGACTAGCTTGTTCCCTAGTGAGAATCCGATAAAGCGACGAATACACACCAAAAATGGAGTTGAGAATCATTGAAACGAGAAAAATCCATGCAAACAGAAACATGACAATGCATGCTTTCTGGAGGAGGGAATGCATTGAAAGTCGTATTGACCCGATATCGTAAGCACGAATGGGTAGGGGCGGAATCTAAGCCCACCAATTGCTGACAAGGAAGGGTAGCGGATGCGATCAACCTAGGGACATCTCTAGTCTGATGGTTTCATCAGTGATGCCATAATCGGCATCAGATTCTTAGCAGAGCTCGAACGAGTCCTGGCCGTTGAATATGAGCCTTGGATGTACGATGATGGACGAGGCGAGGTTGTACCTGACCGTCCGGATAGACCGAAGGAGTTCCAATGTATAGTGCACATATTTTGCTCGCCGACGATCACCCCCTTGTACTGGAGAGCATGAAGCAATTGCTCGAGCCGACCTTTTCAGTGGTGGGAACCGCGCGCACAGGACAGGAGGTGCTCGATGCCGCTAAGGAGTTGCGACCGGATATCGTGCTCCTCGACGCGAATATGCCGGGAATGAGCGGATTTGAAGCGGCGCGAAAGCTCAAGTCCCTGGTTCCCACCGTGAAGGTCATATTTGTGACGATGCTTACCGAGGCTGTGTATGTGAGCGAAGCATTTCGTGCGGGAGCGGTGGGCTATGTGCTGAAGCAGTCGGCCTCGGATGAACTGCACGAGGCGGTCAAGAGCGCCATGATGAACCGGCGGTACGTGTCTACCAAGCTCAACGTGGAGATTCGCGAAGCCATGGAGTGCGAATGGTCGAGGCCGGAAGGGTATACGACCGACTTAACCCAGCGACAACGTCAAATTCTTGTCCTGCTTGCGAATGGATGTACCACCAAGAGTATCGCCAAAGATCTTAATATTTCGATGAAGACCGTCGAGTTTCACAAGGCCAACATTACCCGCAAACTTGGTGTCCGTACCACATCCGATCTGATTCGCTTTGCGCTCGCCTCGGGTATAACGGAATTGTAATCCGGCATTCCCTCATCACGTGCAAAATCCTATCGATCTCGAATCTTTCATATTAGTGACATTAGTGAATGGTGATGAGACCGTTTGCAATGGCATATTTCGTCAGCTGAGCAGCGGACCGCATACCAAGCTGTCTCATGATCCGTGTCTTGTGAAACTCAACAGTCTTGGTCGATAGGTTCAGCACCGCCGCGACTTCCTTGATGGACTTGCCTTCGGCCACGAGCTGCAGCACTTCCCGTTGGCGCAGGCTGAGGGTATGCGAGAAACCTCCCTCCTCTGCCTCG is a genomic window containing:
- a CDS encoding DUF1328 domain-containing protein, producing MLSWAVTFLVIAIIAGVLGLSGVAGTATSIAYILFVVFLIFAVIGLVMGRRPPVT
- a CDS encoding porin family protein, which codes for MYALLGKAFAAATIFAIFTAFPFIGSAQAEDGTVNWAGMPQVDIGFFSVGGRATYFDPKEGDAKWFGGAQLRIHPLRYLAIEGSADYRREEFAGGTKSHTYPVQGSLLFYPLGTTRIAPFILGGGGWYYSTIEGPGGFSDTQNRFGGHVGGGLQFFITNHISIDSTYRHIWLERIESKGANLDDKKFNDNGHMVTIGLNVHF
- a CDS encoding DUF1207 domain-containing protein; the encoded protein is MYAVSRRPIVSGQTRLRFENARIGNRQLQLLAEYVAGLPFDGQFYTQHLQWFGIGFHFYF
- a CDS encoding response regulator transcription factor, translating into MYSAHILLADDHPLVLESMKQLLEPTFSVVGTARTGQEVLDAAKELRPDIVLLDANMPGMSGFEAARKLKSLVPTVKVIFVTMLTEAVYVSEAFRAGAVGYVLKQSASDELHEAVKSAMMNRRYVSTKLNVEIREAMECEWSRPEGYTTDLTQRQRQILVLLANGCTTKSIAKDLNISMKTVEFHKANITRKLGVRTTSDLIRFALASGITEL
- a CDS encoding tetratricopeptide repeat protein yields the protein MIRILLALQLGAMITVFNCSPSWAQVTLWETYQSAGNQAVQEQRAADAERLLLAAVRHIEMVNSEDPRLAKTLNNLAVLYGTQNREVEAEPLLQRALAINEKALGWQHPAVALTLQNLGIIYAAQGNFSEAHDVLRESLGISLLVFGTTHPRIGSTLRTFATVYALEGNFQEAKRLAANSISVFEHALGERHPETTLSMEMMIKLLSIMHREPEAEQLKSRLNRIRQRTTAPTEVPKGVDSNCDSALLK
- a CDS encoding CsbD family protein, which codes for MNADIFKGKWNQFKGELKRQWGQFTEDDLMQIEGNYDKFKGKVQERYGDRKEDLEAWTDKWYGGQTAPAGGSSAINPRK